ACAGACATCGGCCCGCGAAGCGACAGCTTTATAAAGTTCTAAGATGCGCTCTGATTCGTCTCGTAGATTTTCAATCGGTGATATCGAGAGAGTGTCGCAGTCGAACGGTTTTCTTACCTTTCTTGCTGCCGCGCGGTAACGCTTTGTCAGGCTGCCTAGGTAGTCATCCATCACCTGCCAATTTGGATCAATCGAAAGAACCATATTCGGCTCGGTTTCCATCGATCCGTAGCGGAACGGCTGCAGTGCCGATGCATCAAGTGGTTCAGATTCAAGGAGGTCTTTAACGATCACATAGTCGACTTGGCCGTGAAGTCGATTGGCACGTCGGATTCGATACAGACACTCGGCGATACCCTGCCAGATCTGCTGTTGGTCTCGGCCTGCTGCGATTGCAACACCGTGTGGCCCCCACGTATGCACATTGCCGCAAATCATGATTCGTCGTTTCAGCAGTGAAAGCGATTTCCGCTTCCATTGCTCCGGCAGATTCTGCGTGGCCGCTGAGTGATTTCCATAAAGTTGAGTTCCGATGACGTCGAACGTTTGAGTCGCAATTGCGGCGACGGGCTCGCCATCGTCGTAAACGATCGCAAAGTCGCGAACAATCTGCCCAGAGAACTCGTTCTGGGCAGAGAGTAAGTAGCGTCGACTCATGAAAAGGGACGCTCCTGCAGTCACGCGATCCCAGTGCTCCGCATCAAGAAACTCGATTCTGCTCGCAATGGCGAATTGAAAACCAGAGGCCTTCCTAGTGACGGCGTTTTGTTTGTCGTGAGTCATGATGGGGACTGCCTGAAAGTCGTTTAAAGTTTTTAAAGTTCAATGGCAAATCTTGTTGCGGTCGGTTTGTCGGTCGACTGCGGATAGGCTGCTCGACAACCTGAAACTGGAATTTGATTGGTCCCAATTTGAAAAGAGCAAGGATCTATTCACTAGTTATTTTCTCTTTGATTTTTCGATCGTGGCGAGTTCCTGTTCCGGTTTGGACTTTGGTAGGGGACCGCCGCATTCTTGGGGCTTGAGGCGATGGCATTCCTGATTGAGACAGTCTTTTACACCGGCGTACTGACCACGTCTAATAGGACATCGCGGCTGCCATGGTCAATTGCCTTGCGGGCATCGCTACTGGCCAACTTGACCACCGTCTTGCTTGGATTTGTATTGTGATGATCTTCAAAACCGGTCGCCAGCATGACAAATTGGTTTTGTCACAGGGTGCATGCGAGCGAAAAAATCTGTGAGCAGCGAATCAGAGCAGCATTTGTCGGTGAAGATCTGACAGTCGGGCAATTGGAAAAGGCAGACAAGCAGGGCGTCGACGTGGAGAAGATTGTCGACTCGCTGTGTCTGGCAAAGCAAAATGGCCAGAGCTTTGCTTGTGAGGAGCTAGTCGAAACAGAGTTGCGCAAGCCATCCTCGCCAGGCTGAGACTCATTTATTTGGGCAGCGATGTTGTCGGCGGTTCTCAGAAAGTTACTTCCGACGTCTTTTTCTCTTTGACAATCACGATTTGGTCGTCTTTCAAACTGAAATCGGCAATTGTGTCGTAGGCGATGGAGTCATCGTTGCTGGCATCCAAGTCGTGCTCCACGAGGAAGACTCGATATCGTCCGACTGGAATACTCTTCATCGCGCCGGATGAATCTTCGATGGGGATCCAGAAACCGGTCCACCACGCGAACTCGAATGCTTGTTCCAGAGACAGTGTCGCGGAAGTGGTTTCATCCATTCCCCATGGCAGGACGAAAACCGACTGCTTTGAATCGCTGCTAGGAACACGTACCTCAATGTCGCCCTGGTCGACACTTGCCAAGTCGAACTTCAGGTGAGTGATTGGGCGATCGTCGACAACGACCCAAGTCGCAACGAATGGACTGCGAAGCCGCCAGCGTTCCGATTTGACGACGACCTCGCCGTTCAGGGCTCTTGGGTCCGGTGGAGCCCATGCGGCATAGAATAAATAGACACCTGGTGAAAGCCCCAGGCATTGCATGGTTGCCGGTTGGTCGCCGTTGAGTTGCAGTCGGCACACGCGAGGAGCGTGCGTACTAGTTTTCGCTGAACTAAATCCGCTGCTATCAAGCCTCAACCATAAAGTCGCCGAATCGCTAGTCGTCTCACCGTCGGCGCTCATACCTCGGTAGCCAACCGATAACCAACCCTCGTTCTCTCTGTCGAAATCAACGCTGCCCATCGCCAGGGTTGTGTCGGGAAGCCATGGCAGAATCTCGGCTTGTCTCCATTCCAACGCCTCCGCCCCACTAGAGAACATGTATTGGTGCTGGGCTGCTTGAATGCGAATCACCGGCGTACAAATCGCCCGCAGTTTTCGTGTCGGCGTTTCGACGGGCTTCCCATCGAGGAATAGCTCCGTGAGAGACATTGAATCACCATCGACTTTCCAGCGACCGTCAATGCGATAGCCGGTTTCGCCGGGAGGCAACAAGGCATCCGTCAGATCGGATGGCATTCCGGCTTGGCCAGCGATAATGCGAAAGTGTGACTCATCAAACTCCCAAATCATATCGTCAAAGTTATGGCCGCCTGTCCTGCCGCGATAACGTGCCCCAATCAGCATCTGGGGATCGACCGAAACATCACCTGGCCCGGTTTCTCGATTCTCACGCTGCGTGCTTCCACCAAAATCACATCCCGCGGAAAGCAAAATCACCAAACTACAAAGGGTGATTGATAGGGGCCAGTAAAAGAGCAACCGGTCACCGTATGAGCGGACTTCATGCGCCATGACATTTGGATACTCACACATCATTCAAAAGCCTCATTGATTCGGCGTCTATATCCCAATTGTGATCGGAGTTTGGGGAATCCCCGTCTTTGGCACAGTCGCCGCAATACTCCATGCGTGGACGGGCCCATGGGCATGGCTCAGCAATCGCAGGGTATGGCGATGCGCGATCGGTGCGTTTTCGGTTTGTCTTCTAACATGGGGACTCATCATCATGTCGCAGTGATTGGAGCATACGCCCACCATCGCGACAGCTCTGCTGAATCCGCTCTATAGCTACAGTCAAATGACAAGTCAGCAGCCAGGTCAACGCGGGCGTAAGTTTGGAATCTGAATCAAAGAGTATTAATTGGGACCAGTTCTCTTTGTTTCGGTTGCCGAGTCAATGATGGCGGCTGTACTGTTCCAGAGACATGGCTTCTCGTCGAAAGCTGGACAGCCAGGCAGCGATGAGAGTTTTTCGTTTCTGGAAGTTGCATCGGAGTGCATTGACCAAAAGACAGTCCTGCTGGCGTTGTGTTATTCGAGTCGGCAAAAGCATGAACGATCGATCGTGACGTCCGCATGCTCAGTTGCCGAGATGAATTGCTTTCGTATCGTGGCTGCTTCGTCGATTTTTCCCATCTCCATCAGGCACTCAGCGAGACCGTTTAGCGACCAAGGATTTTTTGGGTGCCTTTTGAGATCCGCTCGAAACACTGGATCGGCTTGCTCATAGTGGCGTTGTTCAAGTAGCAACGCGCCCAACGCATGTCGGGCCGGTTGCATCCATCCCCAGGGTTCGTCGTAGTTCATTGCATCGTCAAGCTTGACCGCGTTGCGCAGATGTCGAAATGCCGTTTCGAAATTGCCTCTTCGATAAGCGATTTCGCCAGCCACCATCGCTTCTGCGACTCCTAAAATATCGCGAGACTTGTTGTTGAATAGGATGCTTGTCTCGGGGACTTGCGCTCTGGTACTGGAGAGAAGAGCTTGCTCGGCTTCCGCATCATCAATTCGGTTGGTCGCAGCGTATGCTAACGCCCTTGCATAGTGCCGTACCGAACGACTCATTGGCAAGAATTCGGCTGGCTCCGGTTCGGCGAGTATGTCGTCCCAGCGGCCGAAGCGAATCAGAACGTGGA
This genomic interval from Stieleria sp. JC731 contains the following:
- a CDS encoding GNAT family N-acetyltransferase, coding for MTHDKQNAVTRKASGFQFAIASRIEFLDAEHWDRVTAGASLFMSRRYLLSAQNEFSGQIVRDFAIVYDDGEPVAAIATQTFDVIGTQLYGNHSAATQNLPEQWKRKSLSLLKRRIMICGNVHTWGPHGVAIAAGRDQQQIWQGIAECLYRIRRANRLHGQVDYVIVKDLLESEPLDASALQPFRYGSMETEPNMVLSIDPNWQVMDDYLGSLTKRYRAAARKVRKPFDCDTLSISPIENLRDESERILELYKAVASRADVCLFELSKTTLPRIAESLADDFVTIGIRENGLLIGFVTIIRDGETAIGFYLGMDYEANSRLPVYHALLLAVIEQAIRWQCKRISFGRTALDAKSRLGCKPEATHVWVRHRVPLLNFVVQQIMKTVNHDEPPERNPFKDAS